Proteins encoded in a region of the Nonomuraea helvata genome:
- a CDS encoding general stress protein: MPVASSGPATANREPIGSYRSYEEAQKVVDYLADHGFPVQGTLIVGAGLRSVERVLARMTLLRAAGWGAATGAWFGLLIGLFLAIFSITAAAALPLVLWGLVWGAVAGAIFGLVSHALQGGRRDFVSESTLVADKYEVLVDSEHVARAHELLRAMSG; encoded by the coding sequence GTGCCCGTCGCGTCGTCAGGCCCCGCCACCGCCAACCGGGAACCGATCGGGAGCTACCGCAGCTACGAGGAGGCGCAGAAAGTCGTCGACTACCTGGCCGACCATGGATTCCCCGTGCAGGGGACGTTGATCGTCGGCGCCGGGCTGCGCTCGGTGGAGCGGGTTCTCGCGCGGATGACCCTTCTGCGCGCGGCCGGATGGGGCGCGGCCACCGGAGCCTGGTTCGGGCTGCTCATCGGTCTGTTCCTGGCGATTTTCTCGATCACGGCCGCGGCAGCGTTGCCTCTGGTGCTCTGGGGGCTGGTGTGGGGCGCGGTGGCGGGAGCGATCTTCGGGCTGGTCTCGCACGCCCTCCAGGGCGGCCGGCGGGACTTCGTCTCCGAGAGCACCCTCGTGGCCGACAAATATGAGGTTCTCGTCGATTCGGAACACGTGGCCAGGGCCCATGAGCTGCTCCGGGCGATGAGTGGATAG
- a CDS encoding Hsp20/alpha crystallin family protein: protein MALLTVRRRGGEMFPAREIEDAYDRLGQLMNAALGEALGALPGDGGMGAWVPMADVSETEDSYVVEIDVPGARKDQIDVQLSERELIVTGQIEEQERQRRHRKMRRTGQFELRTTLPGDVDADRVEARLSDGVLTITVPKAEAAKPKHIEVSA from the coding sequence ATGGCACTGCTCACAGTACGTCGCAGGGGCGGCGAGATGTTCCCCGCCCGCGAGATCGAAGACGCCTACGACAGGCTGGGACAGCTCATGAACGCGGCTCTGGGCGAGGCTCTGGGCGCTCTTCCCGGCGATGGCGGCATGGGGGCTTGGGTGCCCATGGCGGACGTGTCGGAGACCGAAGACTCCTACGTCGTGGAGATCGATGTCCCCGGAGCGCGCAAGGACCAGATCGACGTCCAGCTGTCCGAGCGCGAGCTGATCGTCACCGGGCAGATCGAGGAGCAGGAGCGTCAGCGCCGGCACCGCAAGATGCGCAGGACCGGCCAGTTCGAGCTGCGCACGACGCTCCCGGGAGACGTCGACGCCGACCGCGTGGAGGCGCGCCTGTCCGACGGTGTGCTGACCATCACCGTGCCCAAGGCGGAGGCCGCCAAGCCCAAGCACATCGAGGTCTCCGCCTGA